One Caulobacter segnis genomic window carries:
- a CDS encoding FAD-dependent oxidoreductase, with protein MTPSLTTDVLIAGAGPAGLTLAIDLARRGVAFRLIDKAERPFQGSRGKGLQPRSLEVFEDLGVLAPMLASGGPYPPVRNYSADGGFEETAIGEGATPSPAEPYATPLMLPQFLTEGILRQRLADLGHTPDYGAELAGIDQDAEGVTATLADGRTVRARWLVGADGGRSFVRRALDIGFPGKTMPGLAMVADTRVTGLTREAWHVFGTRDTAQVSFCPLAGTDLFQIQGHAPEAGEAGLTTEGLNALIRERTGHDDIVVHEVFWASVYGLNARLADRYRVGRVLLAGDAAHIHPPTGGQGLNTSIQDAYNLGWKLAAVLDGAPETLIDTYEAERRPIAAGVLGLSTDLLAKAMTRQGMKRGREARQLDLGYHGSPLSLDLGVAAKVAPGDRAPDAPCRDRDGKSVRLFEVLAGPHWTLLGAALAIAPRPGLVVADLVDADGWFADAYGLPPGGFALVRPDGYVATIGQAGDVAAVEAYLARVGL; from the coding sequence ATGACCCCGTCCCTGACGACCGACGTGCTGATCGCCGGCGCCGGTCCGGCCGGCCTGACCCTGGCCATCGACCTGGCCCGCCGAGGCGTCGCCTTCCGCCTGATCGACAAGGCCGAGCGCCCTTTCCAGGGTTCGCGCGGCAAGGGCCTGCAGCCGCGCAGCCTTGAGGTGTTCGAGGATCTGGGCGTCCTGGCGCCGATGCTGGCCTCGGGCGGCCCCTATCCGCCGGTGCGGAACTACTCAGCCGACGGCGGCTTCGAGGAAACGGCTATCGGCGAGGGCGCGACGCCATCCCCGGCCGAGCCCTACGCCACACCGCTGATGCTGCCGCAGTTCCTGACTGAAGGGATCCTGCGCCAGCGCCTCGCCGACCTTGGCCACACGCCGGATTACGGCGCCGAACTGGCCGGGATCGACCAGGACGCCGAGGGCGTGACCGCGACCCTGGCCGACGGCCGGACGGTCCGCGCCCGCTGGCTGGTCGGGGCCGATGGCGGCCGCAGCTTCGTGCGCCGCGCGCTGGACATCGGCTTTCCCGGCAAGACCATGCCGGGCCTGGCCATGGTCGCCGACACCCGCGTGACGGGCCTGACGCGCGAGGCCTGGCACGTGTTCGGAACCCGCGACACGGCCCAGGTCTCGTTCTGCCCGCTGGCCGGGACCGACCTCTTCCAGATCCAGGGCCATGCGCCGGAGGCCGGCGAGGCGGGCCTCACGACCGAGGGCTTGAACGCCTTGATCCGTGAGCGGACGGGTCATGACGACATCGTGGTCCACGAGGTGTTCTGGGCCTCGGTCTACGGCCTCAACGCCCGTCTCGCCGACCGTTACCGGGTCGGCCGCGTGCTACTGGCCGGCGACGCGGCCCACATTCATCCGCCCACGGGCGGGCAAGGCCTGAACACCAGCATCCAGGACGCCTACAATCTGGGCTGGAAGCTGGCCGCCGTGCTGGACGGCGCGCCGGAGACGCTGATCGACACCTACGAGGCCGAGCGTCGTCCGATCGCCGCCGGCGTGCTTGGCCTGTCCACCGACCTGCTGGCCAAGGCCATGACGCGCCAGGGCATGAAGCGCGGCCGCGAGGCCCGGCAATTGGACCTCGGCTATCACGGCTCGCCGCTGTCGCTGGATCTGGGCGTCGCCGCCAAGGTCGCGCCGGGCGACCGCGCCCCGGACGCCCCCTGCCGAGACCGCGACGGCAAGTCCGTGCGCCTGTTCGAGGTTCTGGCCGGACCGCACTGGACCCTGCTCGGCGCCGCGCTGGCCATCGCGCCCCGGCCGGGCCTGGTCGTCGCAGACCTGGTCGACGCCGACGGCTGGTTCGCCGACGCCTATGGCCTGCCGCCGGGCGGCTTCGCGCTGGTGCGTCCCGATGGCTATGTCGCCACGATCGGCCAGGCCGGCGACGTGGCGGCGGTCGAGGCCTATCTGGCCAGGGTCGGGCTCTAG